ATTTTGCTGCCGGCCACTTCTTCAATCAAAACAGCCGCGCCGCCAACCACTTTGCTTGGCGGGAAGGAAAGGGCGTCGATTTCTTTTTGCAGGGATTCAACGTCTTTAAAGAGTTTGTCGGCAGTCTCTTTCACGCCGGATACGTCTTTTTTCACCCACAGGGCGTGTTCGATGCGGTGGAAGCCGGTAAAGGCCGCGTCGTTTGCGCCGTCTTTGAAGTCGTCTTCACGCGCGTCGATGGCAGGGTCAAGTTCGTTGAAAAGTTCGGCAATCGGCTCGATGCGTTCGTAGTGGACGCGGGTGGCGGCAAACAGGGATTTGGCTTTTTCAATGTCGCCGGCTTTGACGGCTTCGGTAAAGGCTTTGGTTTTAGCGACCAACTCTTTGGCTTCCGCCTGAACATAAGCTTTATAGTCGGCCAGAGGTTGCGCCAGTTTTTCCAAATCGGCTTCGTTGGCAGTGTCTTTGAAGCCGCTGTCGGTAACAATCAGCTTACCGCGCGGATTAGTCAACAGGCCGCAAGTCATTTCGTATTCGCCCGGCAGCAGGGTAACGGTCATTTTGTCGGATAAACCCGGGGCGATGTTTTCACGCTCGTCCACCACCATCACGCCTTTCAGAATTTCCCATTCCAGCTTGCGGCCGCTGTCGTTTTTAATGTTGAACACGACTTGGCCGCTGGGGACGGTCAATTCCATCGGTTCGCAGGCAGTATCGTTCACGCCGATATTGACCGAACCGTCGGCATTGGCGGCAGCGGATGCGCCTGAAGCGGCAGGCGCGGCTTTTTCGGCTTCAGGCGGCTGACACGCAGTCAAACCCAGAGCCAGCATTACAGACAAAGCAGTCAGATTGAATTTTTTCATTTTACTTCCTTCTTATTTAGTTAACGTTTTTGCCGGCGCACTGCCGCGCAAAAACCAAATCATGACGGGAACCAGATACAGCAGCCAAATCAGGACTTCGCCTTCGGTTGGGTGGTCGGTAT
This genomic interval from Neisseria sp. Marseille-Q5346 contains the following:
- the efeO gene encoding iron uptake system protein EfeO: MKKFNLTALSVMLALGLTACQPPEAEKAAPAASGASAAANADGSVNIGVNDTACEPMELTVPSGQVVFNIKNDSGRKLEWEILKGVMVVDERENIAPGLSDKMTVTLLPGEYEMTCGLLTNPRGKLIVTDSGFKDTANEADLEKLAQPLADYKAYVQAEAKELVAKTKAFTEAVKAGDIEKAKSLFAATRVHYERIEPIAELFNELDPAIDAREDDFKDGANDAAFTGFHRIEHALWVKKDVSGVKETADKLFKDVESLQKEIDALSFPPSKVVGGAAVLIEEVAGSKISGEEDRYSHTDLSDFQANVEGSKKIVDLFRPLIEAKDKALLEKTDANFKQVEDILAKYKKQDGFELYDKLSEEDRKALQAPINALAEDLAKLRGILGLK